One window of the Saccopteryx bilineata isolate mSacBil1 chromosome 2, mSacBil1_pri_phased_curated, whole genome shotgun sequence genome contains the following:
- the MINK1 gene encoding misshapen-like kinase 1 isoform X1, with amino-acid sequence MGDPAPARSLDDIDLSALRDPAGIFELVEVVGNGTYGQVYKGRHVKTGQLAAIKVMDVTEDEEEEIKQEINMLKKYSHHRNIATYYGAFIKKSPPGNDDQLWLVMEFCGAGSVTDLVKNTKGNALKEDCIAYICREILRGLAHLHAHKVIHRDIKGQNVLLTENAEVKLVDFGVSAQLDRTVGRRNTFIGTPYWMAPEVIACDENPDATYDYRSDIWSLGITAIEMAEGAPPLCDMHPMRALFLIPRNPPPRLKSKKWSKKFIDFIDTCLIKTYLSRPPTEQLLKFPFIRDQPTERQVRIQLKDHIDRSRKKRGEKEETEYEYSGSEEEDDSHGEEGEPSSIMNVPGESTLRREFLRLQQENKSNSEALKQQQQLQQQQQRDPEAHIKHLLHQRQRRIEEQKEERRRVEEQQRREREQRKLQEKEQQRRLEDMQVLRREEERRQAEREQEYIRHRLEEEQRQLEILQQQLLQEQALLLEYKRKQLEEQRQSERLQRQLQQEHAYLKSLQQQQQQQQLQKQQQQQQILPGDRKPLYHYGRGINPADKPAWAREVEERTRMNKQQNSPLAKTKPSSTGPEPPIPQASPGPPGPLSQTPPMQRPVEPQEGPHKSLVAHRVPLKPYAAPVPRSQSLQDQPTRNLAAFPASHDPDPAAPIPTATPSARGAIIRQNSDPTSEGPGTSPNPPAWVRQDNEAPPKVPQRTSSIATALNTSGAGGSRPAQAVRARPRSNSAWQIYLQRRAERGSPKPPGPPAQPPGPPNACSNPDLRRSDPGWERSDSVLPTSHGHLPQAGSLERNRVGASSKLDSSPVLSPGNKAKPDDHRSRPGRPASYKRAIGEDFVLLKERTLDEAPRPPKKAMDYSSSSEEVESSEDDDEESNGEPSEGSRDTVGARSDGDTDSISTMVVHDVEEIAGTQTPYGGGTMVVQRTPEEERSLLHADSNGYTNLPDVVQPSHSPTESNKGQSPPLKDGGSDYQSRGLVKAPGKSSFTMFVDLGIYQPGGGGDTIPITALVGGEASRLDQLQYDVRKGSVVNVNPTNTRTHSETPEIRKYKKRFNSEILCAALWGVNLLVGTENGLMLLDRSGQGKVYGLIGRRRFQQMDVLEGLNLLITISGKRNKLRVYYLSWLRNKILHNDPEVEKKQGWTTVGDMEGCGHYRVVKYERIKFLVIALKNSVEVYAWAPKPYHKFMAFKSFADLPHRPLLVDLTVEEGQRLKVIYGSSAGFHAVDVDSGNSYDIYIPVHIQSQITPHAIIFLPNTDGMEMLLCYEDEGVYVNTYGRIIKDVVLQWGEMPTSVAYICSNQIMGWGEKAIEIRSVETGHLDGVFMHKRAQRLKFLCERNDKVFFASVRSGGSSQVYFMTLNRNCIMNW; translated from the exons CTGGTAATGGAGTTCTGCGGTGCTGGTTCCGTGACAGACCtggtaaaaaatacaaaagggaatGCCCTGAAGGAGGACTGTATCGCCTACATCTGCAGGGAGATTCTGAGG GGTCTGGCCCATCTCCACGCCCACAAGGTGATTCACAGAGACATCAAGGGGCAGAACGTGCTGCTGACAGAGAATGCGGAGGTCAAGCTAG TGGACTTTGGGGTGAGTGCTCAGCTGGACCGCACCGTGGGCCGACGGAACACTTTTATTGGGACCCCCTACTGGATGGCCCCAGAGGTCATCGCCTGTGATGAGAACCCTGATGCCACCTATGATTATAGG AGTGACATTTGGTCTCTAGGAATCACAGCCATCGAGATGGCAGAGGGAGCCCCCC CTCTCTGTGACATGCATCCCATGCGAGCCCTCTTCCTCATCCCTCGGAACCCGCCTCCCAGGCTCAAATCCAAGAAATG GTCTAAGAAGTTCATCGACTTCATTGACACATGTCTCATTAAAACTTACCTGAGCCGCCCACCAACGGAACAGCTACTAAAGTTTCCTTTCATCCGCGACCAGCCCACGGAGCGGCAAGTCCGCATCCAGCTTAAGGACCACATCGACCGATCTCGGAAGAAGCGGGGCGAGAAAG AGGAGACAGAATATGAATACAGCGGCAGTGAAGAGGAAGATGACAGccacggagaggaaggagagccaaG CTCCATCATGAACGTGCCTGGTGAGTCCACACTACGCCGCGAATTTCTTCGGCTTCAGCAGGAGAATAAGAGCAACTCAGAGGCtttaaagcagcagcagcagctgcagcagcaacAGCAACGAGACCCTGAGGCACACATCAAACACCTCCTGCACCAGCGGCAGCGCCGCATTGAGGAGCAGAAGGAAGAGCGGCGGCGCGTTGAGGAG CAACAGCGGCGGGAGCGGGAGCAGCGGAAGCTGCAGGAGAAGGAGCAGCAGCGGCGGCTGGAAGACATGCAGGTGCTGCGGCGGGAGGAGGAGAGGCGGCAAGCAGAGCGGGAGCAG GAATATATTCGTCACAGGCTAGAGGAAGAGCAGCGACAGCTCGAGATCCTTCAGCAACAGCTGCTCCAGGAACAGGCCCTACTGCTG GAATACAAGCGGAAGCAACTGGAGGAGCAGCGGCAGTCAGAGCGTCTGCAGAGGCAGCTGCAGCAGGAGCATGCCTACCTCAAgtccctgcagcagcagcagcagcagcagcagcttcagaaacaacagcagcagcaacaaatcCTTCCTGGGGACAGGAAGCCCCTGTACCATTATGGTCGGGGCATTAACCCTGCTGACAAACCAGCCTGGGCCCGAGAG GTAGAAGAGAGAACAAGGATGAACAAGCAGCAGAACTCTCCCTTGGCCAAGACCAAGCCAAGCAGCACAGGGCCTGAGCCCCCCATCCCCCAGGCTTCCCCTGGGCCCCCAGGACCACTTTCCCAAACTCCTCCTATGCAGAGGCCAGTAGAGCCCCAGGAGGGACCGCACAAG AGCCTGGTGGCACACCGGGTCCCACTGAAGCCATATGCAGCGCCTGTACCCCGATCCCAGTCCCTGCAGGACCAGCCCACCCGAAATCTGGCTGCCTTCCCAGCTTCTCATGACCCTGACCCTGCTGCCCCCATACCCACTGCCACGCCCAGTGCCCGAGGAGCTATCATCCGCCAGAATTCAGACCCCACCTCAGAAGGGCCTGGCACCAGCCCAAACCCCCCAGCCTGGGTCCGGCAGGATAATGAGGCCCCACCCAAG gTGCCTCAGAGGACCTCATCTATTGCCACTGCCCTTAACACCAGTGGGGCCGGAGGGTCTCGGCCAGCCCAAGCTGTCCGTGCCAG ACCTCGCAGCAACTCCGCCTGGCAAATCTATCTGCAAAGGAGGGCAGAGCGGGGGAGCCCCAAGCCTCCAGGGCCCCCTGCTCAGCCCCCTGGCCCGCCCAACGCCTGTAG TAACCCTGACCTCAGAAGGAGTGACCCTGGCTGGGAGCGCTCGGACAGTGTCCTCCCCACATCTCATGGGCACCTCCCCCAGGCTGGCTCTCTGGAACGAAACCGTGTGGGAG CCTCTTCCAAACTGGACAGCTCCCCAGTGCTATCTCCTGGGAACAAAGCCAAGCCTGATGACCACCGCTCCCGGCCAGGCCGGCCCGCA AGCTATAAGCGAGCCATTGGTGAG GATTTTGTGTTGCTGAAAGAGCGGACTCTGGATGAGGCCCCGCGGCCTCCTAAAAAGGCCATGGACTACTCATCGTCCAGTGAGGAGGTGGAGAGCAGTGAGGATGATGATGAGGAAAGCAATGGCGAACCATCAGAAGGGAGCAGAGATACCGTGGGGGCCCG CAGCGATGGGGACACAGACAGCATCAGCACCATGGTGGTCCATGATGTAGAGGAGATAGCCGGAACCCAGACCCCCTATGGGGGTGGCACCATGGTAGTCCAGCGT ACTCCTGAAGAAGAGCGAAGCCTGCTGCATGCTGACAGTAACGGTTACACAAACCTGCCAGATGTGGTCCAGCCCAGCCACTCGCCTACTGAGAGCAACAAAGGTCAAAGCCCCCCCTTAAAGGATGGAGGCAGTGAT TACCAGTCTCGTGGGCTGGTGAAGGCTCCCGGCAAGAGCTCGTTCACGATGTTTGTGGACCTAGGCATCTACCAGCCCGGAGGCGGTGGGGACACCATCCCCATCACAG CCCTAGTGGGTGGAGAGGCCAGTCGGCTTGATCAACTACAGTATGATGTGCGGAAAGGCTCTGTGGTCAACGTGAACCCCACCAACACCCGAACCCACAGTGAAACCCCCGAGATTCGGAAGTACAAGAAGCGATTCAATTCCGAGATCCTCTGTGCGGCCCTTTGGG GTGTCAACCTGCTGGTGGGCACAGAGAATGGGCTGATGTTGCTGGACCGAAGTGGACAGGGCAAGGTGTATGGACTCATTGGGCGGCGACGCTTCCAGCAAATGGATGTGCTGGAAGGACTCAACTTGCTCATCACCATCTCAG ggaaaagaaacaaactgCGGGTATATTACCTGTCCTGGCTCCGGAACAAGATTCTGCACAATGACCCAGAAGTGGAGAAGAAGCAGGGCTGGACCACTGTGGGGGACATGGAGGGCTGCGGGCACTACCGCGTTG TGAAATACGAACGTATTAAGTTCCTGGTCATCGCCTTGAAGAACTCCGTAGAGGTGTATGCCTGGGCCCCCAAACCCTACCACAAATTCATGGCCTTCAAG TCCTTTGCTGACCTGCCTCACCGCCCTCTATTGGTGGACCTTACAGTAGAGGAGGGACAGCGGCTCAAGGTCATCTATGGCTCTAGTGCCGGCTTCCACGCTGTGGATGTTGACTCGGGGAACAGCTATGACATCTACATCCCTGTTCAT ATCCAGAGCCAGATCACACCCCACGCCATCATCTTCCTCCCCAACACTGATGGCATGGAAATGCTGCTGTGCTATGAGGACGAGGGCGTGTATGTCAACACATACGGGCGGATCATTAAGGATGTGGTGCTGCAGTGGGGAGAGATGCCCACCTCTGTGG CCTACATCTGCTCCAACCAGATAATGGGCTGGGGCGAGAAAGCCATTGAGATCCGCTCTGTGGAGACAGGCCATCTAGATGGGGTCTTCATGCACAAACGAGCTCAGAGGCTCAAGTTCCTGTGTGAGCGGAATGACAAG GTATTCTTTGCCTCAGTCCGCTCTGGGGGCAGCAGCCAAGTTTACTTTATGACTCTGAACCGCAACTGCATCATGAATTGGTGA
- the MINK1 gene encoding misshapen-like kinase 1 isoform X8: MGDPAPARSLDDIDLSALRDPAGIFELVEVVGNGTYGQVYKGRHVKTGQLAAIKVMDVTEDEEEEIKQEINMLKKYSHHRNIATYYGAFIKKSPPGNDDQLWLVMEFCGAGSVTDLVKNTKGNALKEDCIAYICREILRGLAHLHAHKVIHRDIKGQNVLLTENAEVKLVDFGVSAQLDRTVGRRNTFIGTPYWMAPEVIACDENPDATYDYRSDIWSLGITAIEMAEGAPPLCDMHPMRALFLIPRNPPPRLKSKKWSKKFIDFIDTCLIKTYLSRPPTEQLLKFPFIRDQPTERQVRIQLKDHIDRSRKKRGEKEETEYEYSGSEEEDDSHGEEGEPSSIMNVPGESTLRREFLRLQQENKSNSEALKQQQQLQQQQQRDPEAHIKHLLHQRQRRIEEQKEERRRVEEQQRREREQRKLQEKEQQRRLEDMQVLRREEERRQAEREQEYIRHRLEEEQRQLEILQQQLLQEQALLLEYKRKQLEEQRQSERLQRQLQQEHAYLKSLQQQQQQQQLQKQQQQQQILPGDRKPLYHYGRGINPADKPAWAREVEERTRMNKQQNSPLAKTKPSSTGPEPPIPQASPGPPGPLSQTPPMQRPVEPQEGPHKSLVAHRVPLKPYAAPVPRSQSLQDQPTRNLAAFPASHDPDPAAPIPTATPSARGAIIRQNSDPTSEGPGTSPNPPAWVRQDNEAPPKVPQRTSSIATALNTSGAGGSRPAQAVRASNPDLRRSDPGWERSDSVLPTSHGHLPQAGSLERNRVGASSKLDSSPVLSPGNKAKPDDHRSRPGRPASYKRAIGEDFVLLKERTLDEAPRPPKKAMDYSSSSEEVESSEDDDEESNGEPSEGSRDTVGARSDGDTDSISTMVVHDVEEIAGTQTPYGGGTMVVQRTPEEERSLLHADSNGYTNLPDVVQPSHSPTESNKGQSPPLKDGGSDYQSRGLVKAPGKSSFTMFVDLGIYQPGGGGDTIPITALVGGEASRLDQLQYDVRKGSVVNVNPTNTRTHSETPEIRKYKKRFNSEILCAALWGVNLLVGTENGLMLLDRSGQGKVYGLIGRRRFQQMDVLEGLNLLITISGKRNKLRVYYLSWLRNKILHNDPEVEKKQGWTTVGDMEGCGHYRVVKYERIKFLVIALKNSVEVYAWAPKPYHKFMAFKSFADLPHRPLLVDLTVEEGQRLKVIYGSSAGFHAVDVDSGNSYDIYIPVHIQSQITPHAIIFLPNTDGMEMLLCYEDEGVYVNTYGRIIKDVVLQWGEMPTSVAYICSNQIMGWGEKAIEIRSVETGHLDGVFMHKRAQRLKFLCERNDKVFFASVRSGGSSQVYFMTLNRNCIMNW, from the exons CTGGTAATGGAGTTCTGCGGTGCTGGTTCCGTGACAGACCtggtaaaaaatacaaaagggaatGCCCTGAAGGAGGACTGTATCGCCTACATCTGCAGGGAGATTCTGAGG GGTCTGGCCCATCTCCACGCCCACAAGGTGATTCACAGAGACATCAAGGGGCAGAACGTGCTGCTGACAGAGAATGCGGAGGTCAAGCTAG TGGACTTTGGGGTGAGTGCTCAGCTGGACCGCACCGTGGGCCGACGGAACACTTTTATTGGGACCCCCTACTGGATGGCCCCAGAGGTCATCGCCTGTGATGAGAACCCTGATGCCACCTATGATTATAGG AGTGACATTTGGTCTCTAGGAATCACAGCCATCGAGATGGCAGAGGGAGCCCCCC CTCTCTGTGACATGCATCCCATGCGAGCCCTCTTCCTCATCCCTCGGAACCCGCCTCCCAGGCTCAAATCCAAGAAATG GTCTAAGAAGTTCATCGACTTCATTGACACATGTCTCATTAAAACTTACCTGAGCCGCCCACCAACGGAACAGCTACTAAAGTTTCCTTTCATCCGCGACCAGCCCACGGAGCGGCAAGTCCGCATCCAGCTTAAGGACCACATCGACCGATCTCGGAAGAAGCGGGGCGAGAAAG AGGAGACAGAATATGAATACAGCGGCAGTGAAGAGGAAGATGACAGccacggagaggaaggagagccaaG CTCCATCATGAACGTGCCTGGTGAGTCCACACTACGCCGCGAATTTCTTCGGCTTCAGCAGGAGAATAAGAGCAACTCAGAGGCtttaaagcagcagcagcagctgcagcagcaacAGCAACGAGACCCTGAGGCACACATCAAACACCTCCTGCACCAGCGGCAGCGCCGCATTGAGGAGCAGAAGGAAGAGCGGCGGCGCGTTGAGGAG CAACAGCGGCGGGAGCGGGAGCAGCGGAAGCTGCAGGAGAAGGAGCAGCAGCGGCGGCTGGAAGACATGCAGGTGCTGCGGCGGGAGGAGGAGAGGCGGCAAGCAGAGCGGGAGCAG GAATATATTCGTCACAGGCTAGAGGAAGAGCAGCGACAGCTCGAGATCCTTCAGCAACAGCTGCTCCAGGAACAGGCCCTACTGCTG GAATACAAGCGGAAGCAACTGGAGGAGCAGCGGCAGTCAGAGCGTCTGCAGAGGCAGCTGCAGCAGGAGCATGCCTACCTCAAgtccctgcagcagcagcagcagcagcagcagcttcagaaacaacagcagcagcaacaaatcCTTCCTGGGGACAGGAAGCCCCTGTACCATTATGGTCGGGGCATTAACCCTGCTGACAAACCAGCCTGGGCCCGAGAG GTAGAAGAGAGAACAAGGATGAACAAGCAGCAGAACTCTCCCTTGGCCAAGACCAAGCCAAGCAGCACAGGGCCTGAGCCCCCCATCCCCCAGGCTTCCCCTGGGCCCCCAGGACCACTTTCCCAAACTCCTCCTATGCAGAGGCCAGTAGAGCCCCAGGAGGGACCGCACAAG AGCCTGGTGGCACACCGGGTCCCACTGAAGCCATATGCAGCGCCTGTACCCCGATCCCAGTCCCTGCAGGACCAGCCCACCCGAAATCTGGCTGCCTTCCCAGCTTCTCATGACCCTGACCCTGCTGCCCCCATACCCACTGCCACGCCCAGTGCCCGAGGAGCTATCATCCGCCAGAATTCAGACCCCACCTCAGAAGGGCCTGGCACCAGCCCAAACCCCCCAGCCTGGGTCCGGCAGGATAATGAGGCCCCACCCAAG gTGCCTCAGAGGACCTCATCTATTGCCACTGCCCTTAACACCAGTGGGGCCGGAGGGTCTCGGCCAGCCCAAGCTGTCCGTGCCAG TAACCCTGACCTCAGAAGGAGTGACCCTGGCTGGGAGCGCTCGGACAGTGTCCTCCCCACATCTCATGGGCACCTCCCCCAGGCTGGCTCTCTGGAACGAAACCGTGTGGGAG CCTCTTCCAAACTGGACAGCTCCCCAGTGCTATCTCCTGGGAACAAAGCCAAGCCTGATGACCACCGCTCCCGGCCAGGCCGGCCCGCA AGCTATAAGCGAGCCATTGGTGAG GATTTTGTGTTGCTGAAAGAGCGGACTCTGGATGAGGCCCCGCGGCCTCCTAAAAAGGCCATGGACTACTCATCGTCCAGTGAGGAGGTGGAGAGCAGTGAGGATGATGATGAGGAAAGCAATGGCGAACCATCAGAAGGGAGCAGAGATACCGTGGGGGCCCG CAGCGATGGGGACACAGACAGCATCAGCACCATGGTGGTCCATGATGTAGAGGAGATAGCCGGAACCCAGACCCCCTATGGGGGTGGCACCATGGTAGTCCAGCGT ACTCCTGAAGAAGAGCGAAGCCTGCTGCATGCTGACAGTAACGGTTACACAAACCTGCCAGATGTGGTCCAGCCCAGCCACTCGCCTACTGAGAGCAACAAAGGTCAAAGCCCCCCCTTAAAGGATGGAGGCAGTGAT TACCAGTCTCGTGGGCTGGTGAAGGCTCCCGGCAAGAGCTCGTTCACGATGTTTGTGGACCTAGGCATCTACCAGCCCGGAGGCGGTGGGGACACCATCCCCATCACAG CCCTAGTGGGTGGAGAGGCCAGTCGGCTTGATCAACTACAGTATGATGTGCGGAAAGGCTCTGTGGTCAACGTGAACCCCACCAACACCCGAACCCACAGTGAAACCCCCGAGATTCGGAAGTACAAGAAGCGATTCAATTCCGAGATCCTCTGTGCGGCCCTTTGGG GTGTCAACCTGCTGGTGGGCACAGAGAATGGGCTGATGTTGCTGGACCGAAGTGGACAGGGCAAGGTGTATGGACTCATTGGGCGGCGACGCTTCCAGCAAATGGATGTGCTGGAAGGACTCAACTTGCTCATCACCATCTCAG ggaaaagaaacaaactgCGGGTATATTACCTGTCCTGGCTCCGGAACAAGATTCTGCACAATGACCCAGAAGTGGAGAAGAAGCAGGGCTGGACCACTGTGGGGGACATGGAGGGCTGCGGGCACTACCGCGTTG TGAAATACGAACGTATTAAGTTCCTGGTCATCGCCTTGAAGAACTCCGTAGAGGTGTATGCCTGGGCCCCCAAACCCTACCACAAATTCATGGCCTTCAAG TCCTTTGCTGACCTGCCTCACCGCCCTCTATTGGTGGACCTTACAGTAGAGGAGGGACAGCGGCTCAAGGTCATCTATGGCTCTAGTGCCGGCTTCCACGCTGTGGATGTTGACTCGGGGAACAGCTATGACATCTACATCCCTGTTCAT ATCCAGAGCCAGATCACACCCCACGCCATCATCTTCCTCCCCAACACTGATGGCATGGAAATGCTGCTGTGCTATGAGGACGAGGGCGTGTATGTCAACACATACGGGCGGATCATTAAGGATGTGGTGCTGCAGTGGGGAGAGATGCCCACCTCTGTGG CCTACATCTGCTCCAACCAGATAATGGGCTGGGGCGAGAAAGCCATTGAGATCCGCTCTGTGGAGACAGGCCATCTAGATGGGGTCTTCATGCACAAACGAGCTCAGAGGCTCAAGTTCCTGTGTGAGCGGAATGACAAG GTATTCTTTGCCTCAGTCCGCTCTGGGGGCAGCAGCCAAGTTTACTTTATGACTCTGAACCGCAACTGCATCATGAATTGGTGA